One window of Daphnia carinata strain CSIRO-1 chromosome 7, CSIRO_AGI_Dcar_HiC_V3, whole genome shotgun sequence genomic DNA carries:
- the LOC130686910 gene encoding protein flightless-1-like, which yields MAASVLPFVRGIDCSNYDFMNGNFPESISEMVGLRWLKLDQTGLTEAPEELGKLQKLEHLSLKRNKLDKVYGEVTTLPCLRSLNLRYNSLRSSSLPQDIFRVEELTTLDLSHNNLRQVPDGLERAKSLLVLNLSHNNIEAIPSQLFVQLTDLLFLDLSHNRLETLPPQTRRLVNLQTLILNGNPMGNYQMRQLPSLTALRSLQVRDTQRSVLNIPSSLEALLDVNEVDLSQNGLSRIPDGLFVLPTLRRLNMSNNVMTELHSAIDLWSKLETVNLSRNQLRSLPESICLLSCLRRLYVDSNNLESEGLPAELGRLPVLEVFSASDNKLETIPDTFLKCVSLKKLILINNRLRHLPKGIQYLPKLELIETRGNPDFKAPPKPNPNALANAYYNIDFSLQHQLRLASAAGTVALPTPQESGTLSKQSSLDAGSNTSLDKDNVRKRGRRGRHQQEEADQDQAKILKGLKDVAKDKNHKSIDELKAESLKPRKWVESLEKPTLDYSEFFEEDVGQIPGLTIWEIENFLPCQVDESVHGKFYEADCYIVLKTFVDESGSLSWKISFWIGEKATLDKKACAAIHAVNLRNFLGAQCRTIREEQGDESPEFIAMIDGELVYLEGCRTASGFYTVDEIELPARLYRIHASGPSIHLEPVAVHADELDPRHVFLLDAGKKMFIWTGIKSKNTLRSKTRLLAEKINKEERKGTADIIVCAQGKETDGWWEVLSSESDETYRPSIIREHVAQEFVPFAAKLYRVGLGMGYLELPQVELTTKGKLEHKLLEANGVYLIDCLGEVFIWIGKQSTRLVRAAALKLAHELTALITRPTFAVVTKISEGTEPMIFKTKFSGWNDVIAVDFTRTADSVRKTGADLGKWASEQQTKVDISALFTPRQPPMSAVEAQQLSDDWNEDLEAMEAFVLENKKFVRLPEEDMGHFYSGDCYVFLCRYWIPATEVEPDAKNEDDDPQDDFQCVVYFWQGRDASDMGWLTFTFSLQKKFESLFGSKLEVVRTRQQQENLKFLSHFHRKFVIHRGKRKPVKGEDWTAPTEFFQIRSSGSTLCTRCIQIQADSSLLNSCFCYILKVPFDKEDRSGIVYVWVGSKADPEEARITEEIAREMYDGERFSLQVLNEGEEPDNFFWVGLGERKPYDTQADFLDYARLFRCSNERGYFAVSEKCSDFCQDDLADEDNMLLDNGDQVFLWLGSRSSEVEVKLTYKAVQVYMQHLRVQQPQRPRQLFLTLKFKETKRFTKCFHGWSTWKLPV from the exons CAGACAGGCTTAACAGAGGCTCCAGAAGAGCTGGGAAAGCTTCAAAAATTG GAACATTTGAGCttgaagagaaacaaactTGACAAAGTGTATGGTGAAGTGACTACTCTCCCGTGTTTACGCTCCCTTAACCTACGTTACAACAGCTTGAGGAGCTCAAGCTTACCCCAAGATATTTTCCGAGTTGAAGAGCTCACCACTCTTGATCTCAGTCACAACAACCTGAGACAAGTCCCTGATGGACTAGAAAGAGCAAAATCTCTACTTGTCCTCAACCTCAGCCACAACAA TATCGAAGCAATACCCAGCCAACTATTTGTTCAATTAACGGATTTGCTGTTCTTGGATTTGAGCCATAACCGCCTTGAAACTCTACCTCCTCAAACCAGAAGATTAGTTAACTTACAGACATTGATTCTCAATGGAAACCCAATGGGAAACTATCAAATGAGGCAACTGCCTTCATTAACAGCCTTGAGAAGCCTGCAGGTTCGGGATACTCAAAGGAGTGTTTTAAACATCCCATCTTCCCTGGAAGCCTTACTTGATGTCAATGAAGTGGACCTTTCACAGAATGGTCTCTCTAGAATACCTGATGGGCTTTTTGTGCTTCCAACATTGAGAAGGCTCAACATGAGCAATAATGTCATGACAGAACTTCATTCAGCCATTG ATTTATGGTCCAAACTTGAAACAGTGAATTTAAGCCGAAACCAGTTGCGATCGTTGCCTGAGTCTATTTGTTTATTATCGTGTCTTCGTCGACTGTACGTTGATTCGAACAATTTGGAAAGCGAAGGTCTACCTGCCGAATTAGGTCGCTTACCAGTACTTGAAGTGTTTTCTGCTTCAGACAACAAGTTGGAAACTATCCCCGATACGTTTCTCAAGTGTGTCTCACTGAAAAAGCTCATCCTTATTAACAATCGGCTACGGCATTTACCCAAAGGAATCCAGTATCTTcctaaattagaattaatcGAAACCAGAGGCAATCCTGATTTCAAAGCTCCACCTAAACCCAATCCTAACGCTTTGGCTAACGCATACTATAACatcgatttttctttacaacATCAACTGAGACTGGCAAGTGCTGCAGGAACAGTAGCGTTGCCTACACCGCAAGAATCAGGCACGCTTTCTAAACAATCTTCATTGGACGCCGGAAGTAATACGTCCCTTG ACAAAGACAACGTTCGCAAAAGAGGTCGACGAGGAAGACATCAGCAAGAAGAAGCGGATCAAGATCAAGCTAAAATTCTAAAA ggTCTAAAAGACGTCGCCAAGGACAAAAATCATAAGTCAATTGACGAATTGAAAGCTGAATCTCTCAA GCCAAGAAAATGGGTAGAGTCCTTGGAGAAACCGACGCTCGATTACTCTGAATTCTTTGAGGAAGACGTCGGTCAGATTCCTGGATTGACTATTTGGGAAATTGAGAACTTTCTTCCTTGTCAAGTTGACGAATCCGTCCACGGAAAATTCTACGAAGCTGATTGTTACATTGTACTTAAAACGTTTGTCGACGAGAGCGGATCACTCAGTTGGAAAATTTCCTTTTGGATCGGAGAAAAGGCCACG ttggATAAAAAAGCGTGCGCAGCCATTCATGCCGTCAACCTGCGGAACTTTCTTGGCGCACAATGTCGAACAATACGAGAAGAACAAGGGGATGAATCGCCAGAATTCATTGCCATGATCGACGGTGAACTTGTTTATTTAGAAGGTTGCCGTACTGCCTCGGGCTTCTACACAGTTGATGAGATCGAATTACCTGCTCGGCTGTACCGAATACACGCATCCGGTCCATCAATTCATCTCGAACCTGTAGCAGTTCATGCTGACGAACTTGATCCACGACATGTCTTTCTTCTTGATgctgggaaaaaaatgtttatctgGACAGGAATCAAATCCAAGAACACTCTCAG ATCTAAGACGCGTCTACTAGCTGAAAAGATAAACAAAGAGGAACGTAAAGGCACAGCCGATATAATTGTCTGCGCTCAAGGCAAAGAGACGGATGGTTGGTGGGAAGTATTGTCATCTGAATCTGACGAAACCTATCGACCGTCCATCATTCGCGAACATGTAGCACAAGAGTTTGTTCCATTTGCCGCCAAACTGTACCGCGTCGGCCTCGGAATGGGATATTTGGAATTACCTCAG GTGGAGCTAACTACTAAAGGAAAACTAGAGCACAAGTTGCTCGAAGCGAATGGTGTCTATTTGATTGATTGTCTTGGTGAAGTTTTCATATGGATTGGTAAACAATCAACCCGCCTTGTTCGCGCTGCAGCCCTGAAGCTGGCTCATGAACTAACCGCCCTGATCACACGCCCCACGTTTGCTGTCGTGACCAAAATTTCTGAAG gCACTGAACCCATGATTTTTAAGACAAAATTTTCTGGCTGGAACGATGTTATTGCCGTTGACTTTACAAGAACAGCGGATTCTGTTCGCAAAACTGGTGCTGACTTAGGAAAATGGGCATCTGAACAACAAACCAAG gTTGATATTTCCGCCTTGTTCACTCCAAGACAACCTCCCATGTCTGCAGTTGAAGCCCAGCAACTTTCTGATGATTGGAATGAAGACCTTGAG GCAATGGAAGcgtttgttttggaaaataaaaaattcgttCGATTGCCCGAGGAAGATATGGGTCATTTTTACAGTGGTGATTGCTACGTCTTCCTATGCCGTTACTGGATTCCAGCTACCGAAGTCGAGCCCGATGCAAAGAATGAAGACGACGACCCTCAGGATGATTTTCAATGCGTCGTCTATTTTTGGCAGGGAAGAGATGCCTCGGACATGGGGTGGCTTACTTTTACGTTCAGCTTGCAGAAAAAATTCGAATCTCTTTTCGGCAGCAAGCTTGAG gtggtgcGAACGAGACAACAGCAAgagaatttgaaatttttatcacattttcatcGCAAATTTGTTATTCAtcgaggaaaacgaaaaccaGTCAAAGGAGAAGACTGGACAGCTCCTACAGAATTTTTCCAAATTCGTAGTTCTGGTTCGACACTATGCACAAGATGCATACAAATTCAAGCGGATTCATCTCTGCTAAACTCGTGCTTCTG CTACATATTGAAAGTGCCTTTTGATAAGGAGGATCGCAGTGGAATTGTCTATGTTTGGGTTGGAAGTAAAGCTGATCCAGAAGAAGCTCGGATCACGGAGGAGATTGCACGGGAGATGTATGATGGG GAAAGATTTAGTTTACAGGTGCTAAATGAAGGGGAAGAACCTGACAATTTCTTCTGGGTCGGCTTGGGAGAGCGTAAGCCCTATGACACTCAAGCCGATTTTCTGGACTATGCCAGACTTTTCCGATGTTCCAACGAACGAGGGTACTTTGCCGTCTCGGAAAAGTGCTCAGACTTTTGTCAG GACGATCTTGCAGACGAAGATAATATGCTGCTAGATAATGGTGATCAAGTGTTCCTCTGGCTTGGTTCAAGAAGTTCAGAGGTAGAGGTTAAACTTACCTACAAAGCAGTACAA GTATATATGCAACATTTACGAGTCCAACAACCTCAACGACCACGACAGTTGTTTCTAACCCTGAAATTCAAAGAGACTAAACGCTTCACTAAGTGCTTCCACGGCTGGTCAACCTGGAAACTCCCTGTTTGA